One Spinacia oleracea cultivar Varoflay chromosome 4, BTI_SOV_V1, whole genome shotgun sequence DNA segment encodes these proteins:
- the LOC110801903 gene encoding uncharacterized protein isoform X2, which produces MLYMLILFFWFLLYLYDTHVKNLDICLSNVQTYYILSLFGINSHISIMVFGKIIHVQGHFVGHYLSATAQMWASTHNETLKAKMTSLVSALKECQDAMKTGYLSAFPPELFDRFEAVQHVWAPYYTIHKIMAGLLDQYNYAKNTQALQMVTSMANYFFIRVRNVIKKYTIERHWMSQNEETGGMNDVLYRLYMVTGDQKHLLLAHLFDKPCFLGLLAMKADDISGFHSNTHIPIVIGAQMRYEVTGDELYKEIGTFFLDLVNSTHSYATGGTSEDEFWHDPMRLGDRLQTENEESCTTYNMLKVSRNLFRWTKEMIYSDYYERALTNGVLSIQRGTDPGVMIYMLPLGHGVTKRGGNHGWGTQFDSFWCCYGTGIESFSKLGDSIYFEETGKVPGLYVIQYIPSSLDWTSAHISLTQVVDNVVSWDQSLKIKIKISAKEGSGTAALNFRVPSWTSSSDAKASLNGNDFPLTNPGSFLTISKNWGNGDEVSLQFPLVLRTEFIQDDRPDYASLQAILYGPYLLAGLSKGDYDIQTGSVNSISDWITPIPADYNSHLVSFTQQNGNANFFLSNQNQVLTMQGTVEAENDSYVHATFRLISTSKEKGSLIGKPVMIEPFDFPGMVVAHQGGGKSLTIIDANADKQSTEFFVVKGVNGKDGMVSLKTKDGCFVYSDRNVMLKCESGTSPDSSFKDAVSFVWNEGVKKYNAISFVAKGLRRSYVLEPLLNMKNESYNVYFNITK; this is translated from the exons ATGTTATATATGTTGATCTTGTTCTTTTGGTTTCTGCTATACTTGTATGATACACATGTCAAAAACTTGGATATATGTTTGAGTAATGTGCAaacatattatatactttctttGTTCGGGATTAACAGTCACATATCTATTATGGTATTCGGAAAAATCATACATGTTCAAGGCCATTTTGTAG GGCATTACTTAAGTGCAACGGCACAAATGTGGGCAAGTACACATAATGAGACTCTTAAAGCAAAGATGACTTCATTAGTTTCTGCCCTTAAAGAGTGTCAAGATGCAATGAAAACAGGGTACCTTTCTGCATTTCCACCTGAACTCTTCGACAGATTCGAAGCTGTCCAACATGTTTGGGCACCGTACTACACTATCCACAAG ATTATGGCAGGACTCTTGGATCAGTATAATTATGCTAAGAATACTCAAGCTCTGCAGATGGTTACGTCGATGGCTAATTATTTTTTCATACGTGTTCGGAATGTGATAAAGAAGTATACTATTGAACGACATTGGATGTCACAAAACGAAGAGACCGGTGGCATGAACGATGTCCTCTACCGGCTGTACATGGTCACG GGTGATCAGAAGCATTTGTTGCTGGCACATCTTTTTGATAAACCATGCTTTCTAGGACTACTAGCAATGAAG GCTGATGATATCTCCGGTTTTCATTCAAATACTCACATTCCGATTGTTATTGGGGCTCAAATGCGATATGAAGTAACTGGTGATGAACTATACAAG GAAATAGGTACATTTTTCTTGGATTTAGTAAACTCTACCCACAGTTATGCAACGGGAGGCACTTCAGAGGACGAGTTCTG GCATGACCCAATGAGGTTAGGCGACAGGCTACAGACTGAAAATGAAGAGTCTTGTACAACTTACAACATGCTAAAG GTTTCGCGGAACTTGTTTAGATGGACGAAAGAAATGATTTACTCAGATTACTATGAACGGGCACTCACAAATGGTGTACTAAGCATACAAAGAGGAACCGACCCTGGTGTCATGATCTATATGCTTCCTTTAGGGCACGGAGTTACCAAAAGAGGCGGAAATCATGGTTGGGGTACTCAGTTCGATTCTTTCTGGTGCTGCTACGGAACAG GAATTGAGTCATTCTCTAAGTTAGGAGATTCCATATACTTTGAAGAAACGGGGAAAGTACCGGGACTCTATGTTATTCAGTACATACCTAGCTCACTCGATTGGACTTCTGCACATATCTCACTAACCCAAGTTGTAGATAATGTCGTTTCCTGGGATCAAAGcctgaaaatcaaaatcaaaatttcggCAAAGGAG GGTTCAGGGACAGCTGCACTGAATTTTCGGGTACCTTCTTGGACATCTTCGAGTGATGCAAAAGCGTCACTCAATGGAAACGATTTTCCTTTGACGAATCCAG GTAGTTTTCTAACAATATCAAAGAATTGGGGTAATGGAGATGAAGTTTCACTGCAGTTTCCGCTGGTCCTAAGAACAGAGTTTATTCAAG ATGATCGACCTGATTATGCCTCGCTTCAAGCAATCTTATACGGACCTTACTTACTAGCGGGTCTATCAAAGGGTGACTACGACATTCAAACAGGATCAGTGAACTCAATTTCAGACTGGATAACCCCAATTCCAGCTGACTACAATTCCCATCTAGTTTCCTTTACTCAACAAAATGGAAACGCAAACTTCTTCCTCTCGAACCAAAACCAAGTTTTAACTATGCAAGGAACGGTTGAAGCTGAGAATGACTCTTATGTTCATGCTACGTTTAGGCTCATTTCCACTTCGAAAGAAAAAGGTAGTCTTATTGGTAAACCGGTGATGATTGAACCTTTTGATTTTCCGGGAATGGTAGTTGCTCACCAAGGCGGAGGCAAATCACTCACTATTATAGATGCAAATGCCGATAAGCAATCTACCGAGTTTTTTGTTGTTAAAGGTGTGAATGGCAAAGATGGAATGGTATCTTTGAAAACCAAAGATGGTTGTTTTGTGTATAGTGACAGAAATGTGATGCTAAAATGCGAGTCTGGGACTTCACCGGATTCTTCATTCAAGGACGCGGTGAGCTTCGTGTGGAACGAGGGTGTAAAGAAGTACAATGCTATTAGCTTTGTGGCTAAAGGGTTGAGGAGGAGTTATGTTCTTGAACCATTGTTGAATATGAAGAATGAATCTTATAATGTTTATTTCAACATTACAAAGTAG
- the LOC110801903 gene encoding uncharacterized protein isoform X1, whose translation MRFLLKSHVLLSSFLLFLSGCLAQTTKECTNFPNIFPSKTFRYEFMTSKNETWKKEVMSHDHNYHLTPTDEVAWSTLFPRKLLREEDEFSWNVMYKKIKYSKTNIKGNFLNEIPLDNVRLDPQSLHGKAQQTNLEYLMILNVDNLAWSFRKTAGLATPGTPYGGWEAPNIELRGHFVGHYLSATAQMWASTHNETLKAKMTSLVSALKECQDAMKTGYLSAFPPELFDRFEAVQHVWAPYYTIHKIMAGLLDQYNYAKNTQALQMVTSMANYFFIRVRNVIKKYTIERHWMSQNEETGGMNDVLYRLYMVTGDQKHLLLAHLFDKPCFLGLLAMKADDISGFHSNTHIPIVIGAQMRYEVTGDELYKEIGTFFLDLVNSTHSYATGGTSEDEFWHDPMRLGDRLQTENEESCTTYNMLKVSRNLFRWTKEMIYSDYYERALTNGVLSIQRGTDPGVMIYMLPLGHGVTKRGGNHGWGTQFDSFWCCYGTGIESFSKLGDSIYFEETGKVPGLYVIQYIPSSLDWTSAHISLTQVVDNVVSWDQSLKIKIKISAKEGSGTAALNFRVPSWTSSSDAKASLNGNDFPLTNPGSFLTISKNWGNGDEVSLQFPLVLRTEFIQDDRPDYASLQAILYGPYLLAGLSKGDYDIQTGSVNSISDWITPIPADYNSHLVSFTQQNGNANFFLSNQNQVLTMQGTVEAENDSYVHATFRLISTSKEKGSLIGKPVMIEPFDFPGMVVAHQGGGKSLTIIDANADKQSTEFFVVKGVNGKDGMVSLKTKDGCFVYSDRNVMLKCESGTSPDSSFKDAVSFVWNEGVKKYNAISFVAKGLRRSYVLEPLLNMKNESYNVYFNITK comes from the exons ATGAGATTTTTGTTAAAATCCCATGTTCTATTATCAAGTTTCCTGCTTTTTTTATCTGGGTGTTTAGCACAAACAACTAAAGAGTGTACTAATTTTCCAAACATATTCCCATCAAAAACCTTTAGATATGAGTTTATGACATCAAAAAATGAGACTTGGAAAAAAGAAGTAATGTCTCATGATCATAATTACCATTTAACCCCAACTGATGAAGTTGCTTGGTCTACCCTATTCCCTAGGAAACTATTGAGGGAAGAAGATGAATTTAGTTGGAATGTCATGTATAAGAAAATTAAATACTCTAAAACTAATATTAAGGGTAATTTTCTTAATGAAATCCCACTTGATAATGTGAGGTTAGACCCTCAATCACTACATGGGAAAGCTCAACAAACAAATTTAGAGTATTTGATGATCTTGAATGTTGATAACTTGGCTTGGAGTTTTAGGAAAACTGCTGGTTTGGCTACTCCTGGAACTCCTTATGGTGGTTGGGAAGCACCCAATATCGAGCTTCGAGGCCATTTTGTAG GGCATTACTTAAGTGCAACGGCACAAATGTGGGCAAGTACACATAATGAGACTCTTAAAGCAAAGATGACTTCATTAGTTTCTGCCCTTAAAGAGTGTCAAGATGCAATGAAAACAGGGTACCTTTCTGCATTTCCACCTGAACTCTTCGACAGATTCGAAGCTGTCCAACATGTTTGGGCACCGTACTACACTATCCACAAG ATTATGGCAGGACTCTTGGATCAGTATAATTATGCTAAGAATACTCAAGCTCTGCAGATGGTTACGTCGATGGCTAATTATTTTTTCATACGTGTTCGGAATGTGATAAAGAAGTATACTATTGAACGACATTGGATGTCACAAAACGAAGAGACCGGTGGCATGAACGATGTCCTCTACCGGCTGTACATGGTCACG GGTGATCAGAAGCATTTGTTGCTGGCACATCTTTTTGATAAACCATGCTTTCTAGGACTACTAGCAATGAAG GCTGATGATATCTCCGGTTTTCATTCAAATACTCACATTCCGATTGTTATTGGGGCTCAAATGCGATATGAAGTAACTGGTGATGAACTATACAAG GAAATAGGTACATTTTTCTTGGATTTAGTAAACTCTACCCACAGTTATGCAACGGGAGGCACTTCAGAGGACGAGTTCTG GCATGACCCAATGAGGTTAGGCGACAGGCTACAGACTGAAAATGAAGAGTCTTGTACAACTTACAACATGCTAAAG GTTTCGCGGAACTTGTTTAGATGGACGAAAGAAATGATTTACTCAGATTACTATGAACGGGCACTCACAAATGGTGTACTAAGCATACAAAGAGGAACCGACCCTGGTGTCATGATCTATATGCTTCCTTTAGGGCACGGAGTTACCAAAAGAGGCGGAAATCATGGTTGGGGTACTCAGTTCGATTCTTTCTGGTGCTGCTACGGAACAG GAATTGAGTCATTCTCTAAGTTAGGAGATTCCATATACTTTGAAGAAACGGGGAAAGTACCGGGACTCTATGTTATTCAGTACATACCTAGCTCACTCGATTGGACTTCTGCACATATCTCACTAACCCAAGTTGTAGATAATGTCGTTTCCTGGGATCAAAGcctgaaaatcaaaatcaaaatttcggCAAAGGAG GGTTCAGGGACAGCTGCACTGAATTTTCGGGTACCTTCTTGGACATCTTCGAGTGATGCAAAAGCGTCACTCAATGGAAACGATTTTCCTTTGACGAATCCAG GTAGTTTTCTAACAATATCAAAGAATTGGGGTAATGGAGATGAAGTTTCACTGCAGTTTCCGCTGGTCCTAAGAACAGAGTTTATTCAAG ATGATCGACCTGATTATGCCTCGCTTCAAGCAATCTTATACGGACCTTACTTACTAGCGGGTCTATCAAAGGGTGACTACGACATTCAAACAGGATCAGTGAACTCAATTTCAGACTGGATAACCCCAATTCCAGCTGACTACAATTCCCATCTAGTTTCCTTTACTCAACAAAATGGAAACGCAAACTTCTTCCTCTCGAACCAAAACCAAGTTTTAACTATGCAAGGAACGGTTGAAGCTGAGAATGACTCTTATGTTCATGCTACGTTTAGGCTCATTTCCACTTCGAAAGAAAAAGGTAGTCTTATTGGTAAACCGGTGATGATTGAACCTTTTGATTTTCCGGGAATGGTAGTTGCTCACCAAGGCGGAGGCAAATCACTCACTATTATAGATGCAAATGCCGATAAGCAATCTACCGAGTTTTTTGTTGTTAAAGGTGTGAATGGCAAAGATGGAATGGTATCTTTGAAAACCAAAGATGGTTGTTTTGTGTATAGTGACAGAAATGTGATGCTAAAATGCGAGTCTGGGACTTCACCGGATTCTTCATTCAAGGACGCGGTGAGCTTCGTGTGGAACGAGGGTGTAAAGAAGTACAATGCTATTAGCTTTGTGGCTAAAGGGTTGAGGAGGAGTTATGTTCTTGAACCATTGTTGAATATGAAGAATGAATCTTATAATGTTTATTTCAACATTACAAAGTAG